In Vibrio lentus, the genomic stretch CTAGCGCCCAAAATGCAGCGGCAGGAACGCCTGCAATCACCAAACCGATTGCCGACATCATGGATTGAATCACAGCAACACCGATAACGCCTTGCACAACACTGCGCACGGTCGACTTAGACAGCTGAACCAATTCTTCACCTTTGCCGTCCGTTAAACGCGCAACTAAATGAGTGACTCCTGTTTGGCATTTATCGGCATTACTCATGAACGCGCCAGCAATAATGGTCGAGATAATAAATTGAATGAAACCACCACCTAGTGAGCCTAAAACTGAGGCCACTTTTGAAGCGAATATCTTGAGTTCTTCAGCATACTTAATGAACACCCCCTCGATATTGTTCGAGGCATGAACCAAAGTTGCATAGACCTTTTCACCAATCAAAGGGATGTCTTGCAAAGATTCTTTCGGTTTAGGCAGTGACAAAGTTCCATCTTGTAGCCCCGCCATCAAATCGGATGCGCTGGTGTAGATACCTGAAGAAAGCGCAACCAATGGAATCAACAGCAATAACACGCCGATGAAACTCAGTAATGCACTGGCTTTGCCTTTCGACATCCCGGTTTTATTTGAAATTGCGACCGCCACTGGATACAACGCAGTCGCAATGATCGCGCCCCATATCACCAAAAGAATGAATGGGCGCAAAATCGAAAAACACCAATAGACGAGCATAGCAATGGCAGCAATCTTAATTGCGGCATCAATCGCCTGTTTAGAAAAATCATCGGTTAACTTCATGAGACGTCCTTGTAAGGGCAAAATTAAGGCTGATTTTGTAGAAACTTCCAATTCCTGGTTTCAAGGAAGAGTGAAGCCAAAATCATGTATATACCAATTAACACTAATTGGAATATGCGTATGAATGTGTTGCTATCGATGTCACCGGAGCTCATCAATGTGCTACCAACCAGTACCAGTAAGGTACTAAATGCAGTGGCGAAAATAGGTGCTTTTTCAGGAACCGTGTAGATCTTGGTAGCCATAAGAATGGCAATAAGTCCTATAAACAAAGAATAGAAGACAATGTTGGGTACTATAGAAAGAATTGAAAAAGCAGCAATCGCCAGCAATCCCCCGATACCGTTACTTATCACCAGAAAAGCGCTCAACTTTATCGACTTCTCTGACGTAATCATCAACGATAGCAAGGCAATGAACATCATTGTCAGTAAAGCTTCAGATATTTGAAAAATAAAGAAAAAACAAACGACTGGATAGGAGATAATCATCGCCCTAAAGGCCGCATACCAACGCTGTTTCTTTTCTAGGGGAGCAGCGGCGAACCCTGAGAATTCAGATTTAGGCTCCGGAAAAAAGAAATGTACGAGTGCAAAAATCGTCACCGAAACCACACCTGAGGTTGCCAAGCCCGATGCTAATAATACGGAAACACCCGGATTAGAAATGGCCATGAACGGCAACATGAGCACTGCGATCAACAGAATCGTCGCGAACAAGTTCCATTTAGGGTCAACGAATAAGTAGTAACCCCAAAGCATCATCAAGCCCACTAAAATCAAAAGAGGAACTGGGTAGTGTGTGATACCACGAGATAACAACAAGCCCAACCCCATGGTCACCACCACGGCCAATAACAGCTCGTAGACGGTTTCTTTATGGAGATCTGGCTTATCGATTAAGAACTTGGCTGTGAATACAGGAGCCACAAATGCCAATGGCCAATTGATCCACGCCGCCAAAAATACAGCCAACGTGACCCCGACGGTGTAACGCAGGATCCGTTGCTGTGTTTGTTGGTCGAGAATGGGCTTATCGGACATAAGACAATACGCTTATAAATCGAATCCACAGTTTACCTATCGCATTGAAAACAAAGTTATCACCGCTGTAAACAATCACGTCCGCTTGCCCACCAACTCTCAACATTCCTTGCATATCATCGCGTTCAAATTCAATCATGATAGGAAGCATCTGAGTTTGACGTAACCAGCCTGTTTGCTGACTCGCTTGAGCAAGTTTCCCCGCTTGATCATTTTGCCCCCAGTCCACACCCCAATCGATGCTGCTCACTCGGCCTTTAACGATTTGCCCCGGAGCAAAATCGAGAGCGACTTCCACTTCATCACCAACGGTGACATTACCCAGGCTGTTTTCACGGAAGTAGGCTTCAATCCAAATATCTTCAGTAGAAACAAACGTCATAATGGCTTGCCCTGCAGATGCATAGAAACCTTCTGACAAACTGAAATTAGACACACCACCTTGAGTCGGCGCTTTAATAACCGTACGTTCTAGGTTTAATTGAGCTTGCTCCAACGCCAATAATGCGGCTTTCACTTGGCTGTTTTCTTCACCTTCTTTACCCATTTGTTGTTTCGCGCCTTCAAGATCCGCCTCTGCATTGACAACAGCCGCTCGAGAAGTTGCTAGAGCGGCCCTAGCTTTGTCTGCATCAGATTTAGAGACCACACCTTTGTCGGCCATCTCCAATACACGTTTAGCTTGCAACTTGGTGTTCTGTCTTTCAACAATCGCTGACGTTAGCTTTGCCTGTGCAGAAGCAATACTCGCTGTTTGTGCGCCAACATTTTGCCCAGCAATTTCAAGGTTTTGTTCAGCTTGTGCAACGGCAATTCGGTAATCCGATTCATCAAGAATGGCGAGCGTATCACCTTGATTAACCAATTGATTCGGTTGGACTAAAATATCCAAAACTTTGCCCGACACCTCTGGTTTAATCGGGACGATATAACCCTTCACGCGTGCATTATCAGTGATTGGAATAATACGATCAGCGATTACACTGAATAGCAGTGTAAATGCCACAAAAAATAGGAGGTAGTTCGTGACCTTTCTTACCCTGTCTTTTCCGTTTTTTGGTTGAGTAACTTCTTCACTATCGTCTTGCTTGTTCCCTGTGACTTCAGACATGGGACTCCCTTCTAAATAACTAACATCAACAAAATTAATACCTTAAAAATAAACCCGACCATGGAAAACTCAAGTAAATAGGGTTAGATTTATTAAACTAAACACGCTAAATGATACGCGTGTCTAAATAATGCAATTGCATACAAGGACTGTTGAAATATGGTTGACGCCACTTACCAAGTGCCTGTAATTCAAACCAATTACGCAAAAATACTCGTTCAAGTTTTTACTGACTACGGACTTGATCTACATAAATTGCTAAAGGATTCGGGTTTGCCGCCTGATCTTATCGAGTCTGAAAGCGACTTTGTGCCATCAGAATCGATTAAACGACTGATTTATCTAACGTCGTCACAACTTGGCGTATCTCGCTTTACAGACCTACTCGCCCTCGCCTTTAAACAAAGAATCATCCCATACGTATTGCATCAATTTACCGAGTTCGAAACGATTGAAGATTCGTTAAAACACATCAACACGATTTTCACCTACGATTCTCCCGGCAGCAGAGTCGATTTTATCCAAGAGCATGGGCAAAGTTGGTTTTGTCGAACCGCCCCTGAAGATAGTTCTCCGATGTTCCAATGGGGTGAAGTTTTCGCTATCACCTATATCATTGAACTAATAACCATTTTATCTAAATCACGTTGGCTACCAACCAAAGTCCGCTTACAAGGACATAACACAGACATCGTTAAAACACTGCTTTCAAGTCACTGCCAACTGTTTATCGACCATAGCTCTACAGCCATTATGATCCCTGACGAGATCTTACAAATCCCTATTCGTCTCACGGCCAAAGATTTGAGTAACAAGCCTGCGATTGTTGAGTGGCACACGAGCTTTACTGACAGCGTTTATGAGCTACTCAAGCCTTACATGAAAGAACAAGACCTTTCACTTGAAGAAGCGGCTGAACTGCTCAACTTCTCTGTGCGAACGTTTCAACGCAAACTCAAAAATGAAAATACGACCTATCGAAAGATCAAAGAAAACCTAATGTTTTCAGTCGCATGTGAGCTTATGGAAGAAGGACACACGCTGACCTACATTTCGAGCCAGTTGGGATACACCAACATTTCTCATTTTTCGCGAGCCTTCAAACGTGTTTCAGGCCTCACGCCCAAGATTTACCAACGCTCGATCTCGGCTTAGATGCAGATCTAACCAATTAGCCAGAGCGACACACGCCTAACTAAGGACGATTGGTGTCGCGTAACCTGAGCTAAAACTAGAGCTACACACCCTATTTCGCCCGTTATCTTTGGCGCAATAAAGCGCCTTGTCCGCACTGCGATAAGTCGCTTCGGCTTGTGCCTGTATTTCAGACACACCACTGCTCACGGTTAAATTCAAACTTGTGCCTTTGGCTATCACTTCTTTCAATCGATACATCGCCTCAAACGCTTCTGCCAAGTTAGTTTCTGGCATTAAGATAGCGAACTCCTCACCGCCAACTCGCGCTACGATGTCAGTGTCTCGGCTGTTATTTCTCAACAGTTCAGCGACCTCTTTAAGTGCCGCGTCACCTTGGTCATGGCCGTGGTTATCGTTAATGGATTTAAAGTGATCCAAGTCGATTAGCGCCAAACAAGAGTGCGTATAACCATAACGTTCAGCTAAGTTTGAATAATGGTTGAGATCTTTATCAAAACGGCGACGGTTCCAACACCCTGTTAGGGAATCGGTGTCCACCAGCATTCTTAATCGACGCTCTAATACTTTGCGTCGGCTAATATCCGTAAAGGTCACAACGTATTTATTATTGTGCGGCAGTATTTCAGTTAACTTTTCCACCACTACATTGACAGTAAACTGCTCGCCGAGTCGACTGACCCCACTCAACTCACCTTTCCACCTATGATTTTCCTTAAGTGAACGAGTGATAGTCGATATCAAACTGCTGTTATTCATGAAGCAGAGAGCAGAAATCGGGCGAGACTCGACTTGGTCAAAGGCATAGCCTGAAACTCGAGAGAACTGTTGATTGACTTGTATTACCCTCAATTGACTGTCGAGGATGATAAAACCAGCGACGCCATCAATAATCGCTTCAGACAAGCTATTCTTGCTTTGAGCCATTTCATGTCGATATAGGCGTGCAGTAATGAGGCTGCTGAGCACAAATAAAGCGCACACAGAAAAAGCCATGACTGCCGAAGAAACCACACTCAGTAACCACAGGCTAACGGCCATATTGAGGGCAAGTGTAGACACCACGTATAGCGGAATTTTTCGGTCAAAACTTAACTTGTTCATAGTTTGCTCTGGTGATGGGCGAATCGCTATGATGGCTAAGTTTCCACTAAGATATTTACCATTTTACGACACATACAAATTCAAATTATATGCGTACTTTTAAGATCAAAGGCTTATGCTAATTATTGAGTAAAAAGAGTAAGCTACCGCCACTCAATGAACTTCCGTAATTGAAGTTGATTCCGACACCAAAGTTATCAAAGAAATAAGAATCGTAAGGGACATCAAATACCAAACCAGCCCCAAATTCGTAGTAATAATGGGTGTCAAAAGGATCTTCGAGATCACCCGCGATATCGATTCGTCTGAAGTTATAGTGAACCTGTGGGTTATTTAGGGAAAGTGACTCCCACTTTACGTTTTGTCTGAATTCAATCTCATTAATAAACCGGAAACCTTCAGGGTTACCGATATCACCGTCGTTGGCTTCTCCCCACCCTGTCCCATAAAAATAACGAGCTCTAGAAGATACGTTCCAGCTTCCCCAGTTAGTCGGCTTTAAATACTGCAACTTAACGGAAGGCTCGCCGATTAATGCCCATGCTGACGTGTTCAACGCATAACCATCGAGTTGCGATTGAAAGGTTCTGGTGTAACTGTTTTTGTATTCGTATTTATTGCGGTAATAGAGTGTGTGGACACCTAAGCCATAACCGATAGACCAATGTCGATCTAACTGGTTTTGAAGCCCCATAAAGCCATACAGGCCCAACACGGTGTCTTTATTTGGATTCAGACGACGATCAGAAGTCACGTCGGTTGAGAACTCAATGTCTTGTTCTGACAACACATAAGATGCGCGCACAGACCAAATCACATCGAGATCAGGATTGTCGGTTTTGATGGTCGACGAATAAGGAATGGAACCAACGCTCACCTGGCTACGGGTATCAATGGTTTTGTCAGAACCAAAACCGTTGTCATTGAGATTAATAAACGAGTTCGGATCAAAATCAACAAAGCCAATCGAAACAGCGTCACTGTCTGTAAGGGCAATCGATGCGGCGAATATCTTCTCTAAACGATCCTTTATCGCTTCATTTGAAGCATACGCAGTCGAAGACATGAAGCTACCAAGAATAAGGGGAATTAAGGTGTGACATAACGTGCGGGGTGAAAGCATTAAGTTGACTCCATTCAAACTTATGCTTCAAGTGTAATTGGTAATATCACTATTTCAATCAGATAGTTAATGCAGGCGTTGATATCCCTCTAAGTTCCAGTTGTAAGAGTGTCGCTAAATCTATCGCGCCCCAAAGCTCTTCTACGTCTTGTATCCTAAAATAAATAATCATACGTACTCCTCTTTAAGTCGAAGTACCATCTTGGATCAATCTCGACAGGGATACTTACCATAATACGCCACACCCGGTTTAAGAGCTGTTTCGCATATAAAAGAATAAGCGTTTGAAAATTATAAGTTTATCTCCTAAGTTTTTTATAACCCTTTACTCAGGAAGATGTAGATGAGCAATATAGAAAAAGTATATGGATTTAATACGCCCCAACGGCTCTTTGTCGGTTACACACTCGCCGTACTCGTTGATTTAACCGTTCTCAATTTTTTTGATGAATACTGGGACTTCGTCAATATCGAGTCTTTCACCATTTCATTTGCTGCCGCGATTTTGCTACAGCTGTTGCTCAAGTTATCCATCGGCTTAGAACATAAGCTCGCGGATTACTTCAAGTCGAAACCCGGCACTGCCCCTAAGATCTACAGAGGCCTGTCGAGCTACGTGATTCTCGTCGGTTCAAAGTTCGTTACGCTTGAAGCGATCAACATTCTATTTGGTGACAAAGTCGATTTCACAGGCCCTTGGAACGGTGTCATCGCCTTCTTTGCTGTGGTCTTTACCATTCTGGTTGCCGAAGTGATTGTTTCTAAAATCTACTTTGCACTGGATGACACGCAGAAAACCGAAAAAGCCTAAGCGCTCGAATAGATTAGGTTTAATCGAACGAGAAACAAAAAAGTGAGCCACTAAGGGCTCACTTTTTACGTTTAGCTTTAAGTCTAAACAAGATAACGTTTAGCGAAATTAGATAAACACTCTCGCTCTAATACCGAATACCCAAGCGCTGCTTTCACTAGAGAACGCAGGATCTTTGATGTACTGAATATCTGGCGTAACTTGAAGGTGCTCACCAAACTGCATGTTGTAGTAGATTTCAGCTGTCCACTGCTCTGTACCACCACTTATCGCTTTCGCATCAGCTTCAAAAGAATCACCGTTCACTTCAGCCCAGTTCAGCGCGACACCTAGGTTATTGGTTGGTTTTCCTAACCCGAAATAGCCCATACCAACGGAAATTGATTTATCGTAAAGGGCAACATCCCCTTCAGAGAAACCACCACGAACAAACGGCATCACTTGAGGAGTCATAAACTGACTCCATGAAAAATTAACCCCTGAACCACCTTCCGTTGCAAGGCTATTACTATGACGAGTATCGTCGCCAAAATCCCAGAAGGTCACGTGGAAGTTATCGGTATAGATCTGCTCTTGCGAAGCCGTCCAACCTAACTCCAATGTTGTAAAGTAAGATGCATCGCTACCAAAAGCGGTGTCAAAGCCATCAAAGATATCATCTGACTGACCATTTGCATCGGCGATACCACCGACCACATAAAAATTCTCGCCGAGCATATGACCCGCAGAAAGCGCAAGCACACCATCATCCGGCAAGCCCATGGCACCTGAACCTGTCGAGAATGCTAAATTCGTAAAACCAGACCACGGGCTTGCTAAAGCGTAAACATCGGCATAGTTCGTCACATCTTGCCAGCCAACAATAATGGTGCCTTTACCATCGTTGATTTTTTTCTTCCAATTTAAGTCAGTAACTCGAAAACCTTGGTCACTGAAAGCTGGAGCGATCAAGCCTACATATCCAATTTGGTCTGAACCTATAAAGCCAAACTCTTTTGGTGAAGTATTGCCATAGGCATGCCTATGTTCGACCTTCCATACCAAGCTACCTGAGTTCTGCGTGCCGTTCCCTAGTAGGTGCCATGAACCGTACAGTCGCGCCACACCCGATGAGGCATCTACACTATCGCCACCAACCCCATCTCCAGAGGTAAGGCCTAAAGCAAAGTAATCCGCACCAAATGTAAAGCCATCTGCGGCAAGCTTTTCGCGCCAATTCAGCTGCTGATCTTTTTGTTGTGCAATGGTATTTTCAACAGAGTCTGGACCTTCAAAGTTCGCGCTATAAACCGCAGGACTCAATGAGGTTACCGCCACCATCACTGCCATACTTACTTTAGATAATCTTGAATTCATCTTTGTCACCAATGCTTTTTAAGTTCGTTCTATTTTATTCATTGCTCACATCGAAAATTGTCATTTGATGACAACCATTAATTTTCTTTCTCGTAATAGTCTTCAATCATTGAAGCATTCATTTCATAGCCCATAGTGAGGTTGCTTTTCCCATCAACGAGATAAACCTCTTC encodes the following:
- a CDS encoding Solitary outer membrane autotransporter beta-barrel domain yields the protein MLSPRTLCHTLIPLILGSFMSSTAYASNEAIKDRLEKIFAASIALTDSDAVSIGFVDFDPNSFINLNDNGFGSDKTIDTRSQVSVGSIPYSSTIKTDNPDLDVIWSVRASYVLSEQDIEFSTDVTSDRRLNPNKDTVLGLYGFMGLQNQLDRHWSIGYGLGVHTLYYRNKYEYKNSYTRTFQSQLDGYALNTSAWALIGEPSVKLQYLKPTNWGSWNVSSRARYFYGTGWGEANDGDIGNPEGFRFINEIEFRQNVKWESLSLNNPQVHYNFRRIDIAGDLEDPFDTHYYYEFGAGLVFDVPYDSYFFDNFGVGINFNYGSSLSGGSLLFLLNN
- a CDS encoding sensor domain-containing diguanylate cyclase, translating into MNKLSFDRKIPLYVVSTLALNMAVSLWLLSVVSSAVMAFSVCALFVLSSLITARLYRHEMAQSKNSLSEAIIDGVAGFIILDSQLRVIQVNQQFSRVSGYAFDQVESRPISALCFMNNSSLISTITRSLKENHRWKGELSGVSRLGEQFTVNVVVEKLTEILPHNNKYVVTFTDISRRKVLERRLRMLVDTDSLTGCWNRRRFDKDLNHYSNLAERYGYTHSCLALIDLDHFKSINDNHGHDQGDAALKEVAELLRNNSRDTDIVARVGGEEFAILMPETNLAEAFEAMYRLKEVIAKGTSLNLTVSSGVSEIQAQAEATYRSADKALYCAKDNGRNRVCSSSFSSGYATPIVLS
- a CDS encoding DUF2955 domain-containing protein yields the protein MSDKPILDQQTQQRILRYTVGVTLAVFLAAWINWPLAFVAPVFTAKFLIDKPDLHKETVYELLLAVVVTMGLGLLLSRGITHYPVPLLILVGLMMLWGYYLFVDPKWNLFATILLIAVLMLPFMAISNPGVSVLLASGLATSGVVSVTIFALVHFFFPEPKSEFSGFAAAPLEKKQRWYAAFRAMIISYPVVCFFFIFQISEALLTMMFIALLSLMITSEKSIKLSAFLVISNGIGGLLAIAAFSILSIVPNIVFYSLFIGLIAILMATKIYTVPEKAPIFATAFSTLLVLVGSTLMSSGDIDSNTFIRIFQLVLIGIYMILASLFLETRNWKFLQNQP
- a CDS encoding AI-2E family transporter; its protein translation is MKLTDDFSKQAIDAAIKIAAIAMLVYWCFSILRPFILLVIWGAIIATALYPVAVAISNKTGMSKGKASALLSFIGVLLLLIPLVALSSGIYTSASDLMAGLQDGTLSLPKPKESLQDIPLIGEKVYATLVHASNNIEGVFIKYAEELKIFASKVASVLGSLGGGFIQFIISTIIAGAFMSNADKCQTGVTHLVARLTDGKGEELVQLSKSTVRSVVQGVIGVAVIQSMMSAIGLVIAGVPAAAFWALAVLLIAIIQLPPILALLPAIIYMFSVESTLAASLFLVWCILVSGSDAILKPVLLSRGSHIPMLVILLGALGGMAMSGIVGLFVGAVILSLSYELMMAWLGLEEKNQEETEKKTAEVEEK
- a CDS encoding carbohydrate porin; this translates as MNSRLSKVSMAVMVAVTSLSPAVYSANFEGPDSVENTIAQQKDQQLNWREKLAADGFTFGADYFALGLTSGDGVGGDSVDASSGVARLYGSWHLLGNGTQNSGSLVWKVEHRHAYGNTSPKEFGFIGSDQIGYVGLIAPAFSDQGFRVTDLNWKKKINDGKGTIIVGWQDVTNYADVYALASPWSGFTNLAFSTGSGAMGLPDDGVLALSAGHMLGENFYVVGGIADANGQSDDIFDGFDTAFGSDASYFTTLELGWTASQEQIYTDNFHVTFWDFGDDTRHSNSLATEGGSGVNFSWSQFMTPQVMPFVRGGFSEGDVALYDKSISVGMGYFGLGKPTNNLGVALNWAEVNGDSFEADAKAISGGTEQWTAEIYYNMQFGEHLQVTPDIQYIKDPAFSSESSAWVFGIRARVFI
- a CDS encoding helix-turn-helix domain-containing protein is translated as MVDATYQVPVIQTNYAKILVQVFTDYGLDLHKLLKDSGLPPDLIESESDFVPSESIKRLIYLTSSQLGVSRFTDLLALAFKQRIIPYVLHQFTEFETIEDSLKHINTIFTYDSPGSRVDFIQEHGQSWFCRTAPEDSSPMFQWGEVFAITYIIELITILSKSRWLPTKVRLQGHNTDIVKTLLSSHCQLFIDHSSTAIMIPDEILQIPIRLTAKDLSNKPAIVEWHTSFTDSVYELLKPYMKEQDLSLEEAAELLNFSVRTFQRKLKNENTTYRKIKENLMFSVACELMEEGHTLTYISSQLGYTNISHFSRAFKRVSGLTPKIYQRSISA
- a CDS encoding HlyD family secretion protein, which gives rise to MSEVTGNKQDDSEEVTQPKNGKDRVRKVTNYLLFFVAFTLLFSVIADRIIPITDNARVKGYIVPIKPEVSGKVLDILVQPNQLVNQGDTLAILDESDYRIAVAQAEQNLEIAGQNVGAQTASIASAQAKLTSAIVERQNTKLQAKRVLEMADKGVVSKSDADKARAALATSRAAVVNAEADLEGAKQQMGKEGEENSQVKAALLALEQAQLNLERTVIKAPTQGGVSNFSLSEGFYASAGQAIMTFVSTEDIWIEAYFRENSLGNVTVGDEVEVALDFAPGQIVKGRVSSIDWGVDWGQNDQAGKLAQASQQTGWLRQTQMLPIMIEFERDDMQGMLRVGGQADVIVYSGDNFVFNAIGKLWIRFISVLSYVR